A single genomic interval of Gossypium raimondii isolate GPD5lz chromosome 11, ASM2569854v1, whole genome shotgun sequence harbors:
- the LOC105804615 gene encoding uncharacterized protein LOC105804615, with protein sequence MEDPSKYAHSPAHLAVARRDHAALRCIISTLPRLAKAGEVNTEAESLEAEERADALSAVLDRRDVPGRETPLHLAVRLRDPISVEILMLAGADRTLRNEQGWKALEEAVWTREEAIAMIFARHSEPLAWARWCRRLPRFIASLARIRDFYMEISFHFESSVIPFIGRIAPSDTYCIWKRGSNFRADTTLAGFDGFHIKRSHKTVLFLGEGYTSEDDNLSLPAGSLIVIYHKKKEVINALEGAGEQPTESEIAHEVRKMSKTNMYRPRIDVAQAELAPQLNWRRQERSEMVGNWKAKIYDMLHVTFSMKSRGVPGAMTDEERMANSGENNEYDDVLTAEERMQLNSELRKGNSDGFCDDDDDEHGFVDCQENGSFDCQENGSAGAYESVESNVVAAKEKKRWFARNKKGSKNGDNPDDSKIGKFSKSDPGGRNQKQVDNRRSASEFAKEDAIDGKKHKDKSSKKKKKGGNSDDKHGNEIKKGVRPVLWLTPDFPLKTEDLLPLFDILGKKVKPIRRLREILTTKLPPGTFPVKVAIPIVSTIRVLVTFTRFEELLPMEEFTTPPSSPVHFQDAKSKESEGSTSWTSWMRGSRGGQSSDSDSHDEVDPFHIPTNYTWIDANEQKRRMLAKKAEKARRQQQQPKVGMEARSR encoded by the exons ATGGAGGATCCTTCCAAGTATGCCCATAGTCCTGCTCATTTAGCTGTTGCTCGCCGTGACCATGCCGCGCTTAGGTGTATTATCTCGACACTCCCTCGGCTGGCTAAGGCTGGTGAGGTTAATACTGAAGCTGAATCTCTTGAGGCTGAGGAACGGGCTGATGCTCTCTCGGCTGTCTTAGATCGTCGTGATGTCCCAGGTAGGGAGACTCCGCTGCATTTAGCAGTGCGATTGAGAGATCCAATCTCAGTGGAAATTTTGATGTTGGCTGGAGCAGATCGGACTCTTCGGAATGAGCAGGGTTGGAAAGCTTTGGAAGAAGCGGTTTGGACAAGGGAAGAGGCTATTGCCATGATCTTTGCTCGACACTCAGAACCGCTTGCCTGGGCTAGATGGTGTCGCAGACTTCCCAGGTTTATTGCCTCATTAGCTCGAATCCGTGATTTTTACATGGAGAtatcttttcattttgaaagttcaGTCATTCCGTTTATTGGGCGCATTGCACCATCAGACACTTACTGCATTTGGAAGCGGGGTTCAAATTTCCGTGCTGATACGACACTTGCTGGATTTGATGGGTTCCATATTAAAAGATCACACAAAACAGTTCTCTTTCTAGGGGAAGGCTACACTTCTGAGGATGATAACCTTTCTCTTCCTGCAGGCtctttaattgttatttatcataagaaaaaagaagttaTAAATGCCTTGGAGGGGGCTGGTGAGCAACCAACTGAATCAGAAATCGCTCATGAAGTGCGAAAGATGTCTAAAACTAATATGTATAGGCCTCGTATTGATGTCGCTCAGGCTGAGCTTGCTCCTCAACTGAATTGGAGACGACAAGAGAGAAGTGAGATGGTTGGAAACTGGAAGGCTAAAATTTATGATATGCTTCATGTGACATTCAGTATGAAGTCAAGGGGAGTTCCTGGTGCAATGACTGATGAAGAGAGGATGGCAAATAGCGGTGAAAATAATGAGTATGATGATGTATTGACAGCTGAGGAAAGGATGCAGTTGAATTCGGAGCTTCGTAAGGGAAATTCAGATGGCTTttgtgatgatgatgatgatgagcaTGGATTTGTTGACTGTCAAGAAAATGGTTCTTTTGACTGTCAAGAAAATGGTTCAGCTGGTGCCTATGAAAGTGTTGAATCAAATGTTGTTGCTGCTAAGGAGAAGAAGAGATGGTTTGCCAGGAATAAGAAAGGCTCAAAGAACGGTGATAATCCTGATGATTCAAAGATTGGAAAGTTCTCAAAATCGGATCCAGGAGGTCGCAATCAGAAGCAAGTTGATAATCGTAGATCAGCGTCTGAATTTGCGAAGGAAGATGCTATTGATGGCAAGAAGCATAAAGATAAAAGCagcaagaagaagaagaaaggggGCAATAGTGATGATAAACATGGAAATGAGATTAAGAAGGGTGTGAGACCTGTTTTATGGCTAACACCAGATTTCCCTTTAAAGACAGAGGACCTCCTGCCTTTATTTGACATATTAGGCAAGAAAGTCAAGCCTATAAGGAGATTAAGGGAGATTTTGACAACTAAACTGCCACCGGGCACATTTCCAGTCAAG GTTGCCATCCCTATTGTGTCAACTATTCGAGTCCTTGTGACTTTCACTAGATTTGAGGAGCTTCTGCCGATGGAGGAGTTTACAACACCTCCTTCCAGCCCGGTTCATTTCCAGGATGCCAAGTCAAAAGAATCAGAGGGTTCAACATCATGGACTTCATGGATGAGAGGGAGTCGTGGTGGCCAGTCAAGTGATAGTGATAGTCATGACGAGGTTGATCCTTTCCACATACCAACTAACTATACCTGGATTGATGCTAACGAACAAAAACGCCGCATGTTAGCCAAGAAAGCAGAAAAGGCACGCAGGCAGCAGCAGCAGCCAAAGGTGGGAATGGAGGCCCGCAGCAGGTGA